A window of Proteus columbae contains these coding sequences:
- a CDS encoding 1-propanol dehydrogenase PduQ, translating into MSEFLIKPKIQFGANALDFLSGLTARRAFVVTDKAMVKFGFANKVTDKLMQRGIEFQVYDDVASDPDISAIVSGMKIMDAHYPDLVIALGGGSVIDAAKAVMYSLWHTRKESNRTKPQFIAIPTTSGTGSEVTSFSVIKSRSEKLVLVDEFMLPDVAILDPELVKSVPPAITADTGMDVLCHALEAYVSKAASDFSDAMAEKAVKLVFSHLIDCHHQGDNLMAREKMHNASCIAGMAFTNASLGITHSLAHALGGVFHVPHGRANALLMTHVVAFNANLHGDCNSEAAKRYAYLAQSLGLPASTVREGVTSLIVAINVLKDEMGMPKSIRDTGVSEADFYARLMEMVGQALRDSCTPTNPRDVNTHQLETLYRQAFAGVSHS; encoded by the coding sequence ATGAGTGAGTTTCTGATAAAACCCAAAATTCAGTTTGGCGCCAATGCACTGGATTTTCTCTCTGGGTTAACTGCCCGCCGCGCATTTGTGGTGACAGATAAAGCAATGGTGAAGTTTGGCTTTGCAAATAAAGTCACTGATAAGTTAATGCAACGAGGTATCGAGTTTCAAGTCTACGATGATGTTGCTTCAGATCCAGATATTTCAGCCATCGTGAGTGGTATGAAGATCATGGATGCTCATTATCCAGACTTGGTTATCGCACTCGGTGGTGGATCAGTGATTGATGCCGCGAAAGCCGTTATGTACTCCCTCTGGCATACCCGTAAAGAGAGCAACAGAACAAAACCACAATTTATTGCGATCCCAACCACAAGTGGCACTGGCTCTGAAGTGACCTCTTTTTCAGTGATTAAATCACGTAGTGAAAAACTGGTCTTGGTTGATGAGTTTATGTTGCCTGATGTCGCCATTCTCGATCCTGAGTTGGTGAAATCTGTGCCACCTGCCATTACCGCTGATACAGGTATGGATGTCCTTTGTCATGCACTAGAAGCTTATGTTTCTAAAGCTGCATCTGATTTCTCTGATGCGATGGCAGAGAAAGCCGTCAAGTTAGTCTTTAGTCATCTTATTGATTGCCACCATCAAGGTGACAACTTGATGGCTCGTGAAAAAATGCATAACGCATCTTGTATTGCAGGCATGGCATTTACTAACGCTTCGCTGGGTATTACTCACAGTCTTGCCCACGCATTAGGCGGTGTATTCCACGTTCCTCACGGTCGTGCAAATGCGTTATTGATGACACATGTTGTCGCCTTTAACGCCAATCTTCATGGTGATTGTAATAGTGAAGCAGCAAAACGTTACGCCTATCTTGCTCAAAGCTTAGGACTTCCAGCTAGCACCGTAAGAGAAGGGGTAACCAGTTTAATCGTCGCCATTAATGTATTGAAAGATGAAATGGGTATGCCGAAGAGTATTCGCGATACCGGTGTCAGTGAAGCGGACTTTTATGCCCGTTTAATGGAAATGGTCGGACAGGCTTTACGAGATAGCTGTACGCCGACAAATCCGCGTGACGTGAACACACACCAATTAGAAACATTGTATCGTCAGGCATTTGCCGGTGTATCACACAGTTAA
- a CDS encoding EutN/CcmL family microcompartment protein, producing MILAKVIGHVVATQKSPELKGSNLLMIATLDDELKPLKNKTYVAVDSVGAGINDVVLAEEYFALNKDRYKAMSVVAIVEKVYRDSKE from the coding sequence ATGATCCTCGCAAAGGTAATCGGACACGTAGTAGCGACACAAAAAAGCCCAGAACTTAAAGGTAGCAATTTATTAATGATAGCCACCTTGGATGATGAGCTTAAACCACTGAAAAACAAAACTTATGTTGCAGTGGACAGTGTAGGTGCAGGTATCAACGATGTTGTGTTGGCTGAAGAATACTTTGCACTGAACAAAGATCGTTACAAGGCGATGTCAGTGGTTGCCATTGTTGAGAAGGTTTATCGGGACAGTAAGGAGTAA
- a CDS encoding acetaldehyde dehydrogenase (acetylating): MVALDKDLQSRQLARELVRNAKNAQLVYAKFSQEKIDSIVKHIAFEAARHAEELAKMANEETGFGKWEDKVLKNTFASLRVYEHMKDMKTVGIINDDKVKKVMDVGVPLGVITALVPSTNPTSTIIYKTLIALKAGNAIIFSPHPNAKQCSFRALEIVKKAALEAGAPAGIVDGVTLLTLEATKELMHSKDVSLILATGGEGMVRAAYASGTPTISGGPGNGPAFIERSADIKKAVSDIITSKTFDNGVICASEQSIIVERCIYNEVHRELLAQGAYFMNDEEATKVASMLLRANGTINPAVVGKDAIYLSQRAGFSVPANTRVLIALQDTVSPKNPYSREKLCPILGMYIEEDWKSACDRVVQLLTNEGLGHTLVIHTKNEDVIRQFSLEKPVNRILINTPAALGGIGATTNITPALTLGCGAVGGGSSSDNVGPMNLLNIRKVGYGVRTVEELKQPCPLAQEAAQPAVSACAVSSANHQTSILDDDRFRSPSLSPVHAECATAQRQTQGDDRFGASPYATTVSACAQQVIEQGDITEENVERIIKEVLGRLSK; this comes from the coding sequence ATGGTTGCATTAGATAAAGATTTGCAATCCAGACAACTGGCTCGTGAGCTAGTTCGTAACGCGAAAAATGCACAACTTGTTTATGCTAAGTTTTCGCAGGAAAAAATCGACAGTATTGTAAAACACATTGCATTTGAAGCCGCTCGTCATGCAGAAGAGTTGGCGAAAATGGCGAACGAAGAAACAGGCTTTGGTAAGTGGGAAGACAAAGTGCTGAAGAATACCTTCGCGTCATTGCGTGTGTATGAACATATGAAAGACATGAAGACCGTTGGCATTATCAATGACGATAAAGTGAAAAAAGTCATGGATGTTGGCGTGCCTTTAGGTGTTATCACGGCGTTAGTCCCTTCAACTAACCCAACATCAACCATTATCTATAAAACCCTAATTGCACTGAAAGCGGGTAATGCGATTATTTTCTCTCCGCATCCAAATGCAAAACAGTGTAGTTTCCGTGCGTTAGAAATTGTTAAAAAAGCGGCGCTAGAAGCTGGTGCGCCAGCAGGTATTGTTGATGGTGTGACATTATTGACTCTGGAAGCGACAAAAGAATTAATGCACAGCAAAGATGTGTCATTGATTTTAGCGACTGGTGGTGAAGGTATGGTGCGTGCAGCTTATGCATCAGGCACACCAACAATCAGTGGCGGCCCAGGTAATGGTCCTGCATTTATCGAACGTAGTGCTGATATCAAAAAAGCAGTGAGCGATATCATCACCAGTAAAACATTCGATAACGGCGTTATCTGCGCATCAGAGCAATCCATTATCGTAGAACGTTGCATTTATAACGAAGTTCACCGCGAGTTATTAGCGCAAGGTGCTTACTTTATGAATGACGAAGAAGCAACAAAAGTGGCTTCAATGTTACTGCGTGCTAACGGTACGATTAACCCAGCCGTTGTGGGTAAAGATGCGATTTATTTAAGCCAACGTGCAGGCTTTAGCGTACCCGCAAATACGCGTGTATTAATCGCATTACAAGATACTGTTTCACCAAAAAATCCGTATTCACGCGAAAAACTATGCCCAATCTTAGGGATGTATATCGAAGAAGATTGGAAATCAGCGTGCGATCGTGTGGTGCAATTACTGACTAACGAAGGTTTAGGTCATACCTTAGTTATTCATACTAAAAATGAAGATGTTATTCGTCAGTTCTCTTTAGAAAAACCTGTTAACCGTATTCTGATTAATACCCCTGCGGCATTAGGCGGTATCGGAGCAACAACCAATATTACTCCTGCACTTACTTTAGGTTGCGGTGCTGTTGGTGGCGGTTCTAGCTCTGACAACGTTGGCCCTATGAATCTACTGAATATTCGTAAAGTAGGTTATGGCGTGCGTACCGTTGAAGAGTTGAAACAACCTTGTCCTTTAGCACAAGAAGCTGCTCAACCTGCTGTTTCTGCTTGTGCTGTTTCTAGCGCAAATCATCAGACCAGCATTCTTGATGATGACCGTTTTCGTTCACCTTCTTTAAGCCCTGTTCATGCTGAATGTGCCACTGCACAACGTCAAACTCAAGGTGATGATCGCTTTGGTGCATCTCCTTATGCAACGACGGTCAGTGCTTGTGCGCAGCAAGTGATTGAACAAGGTGATATTACCGAAGAAAACGTGGAACGCATTATCAAGGAAGTTCTCGGACGTCTGAGTAAATAA
- a CDS encoding BMC domain-containing protein, with the protein MKEALGLVETKGLVACIEAADAMCKAANVELIGYENVGSGLVTAMVKGDVGAVNAAVESGVEAAKRIGTVVTSRVIARPHNDIEKIAQQHKA; encoded by the coding sequence ATGAAAGAAGCACTAGGTCTAGTTGAAACCAAAGGTCTTGTCGCTTGCATTGAAGCTGCTGATGCAATGTGTAAAGCAGCCAATGTTGAACTGATTGGTTATGAAAACGTCGGTTCAGGTTTAGTGACAGCGATGGTGAAAGGCGATGTCGGTGCAGTCAATGCAGCGGTTGAGTCAGGTGTTGAAGCGGCAAAACGTATCGGCACCGTCGTGACTTCTCGTGTTATTGCAAGACCGCATAACGATATCGAGAAAATCGCACAACAGCACAAAGCCTGA
- a CDS encoding BMC domain-containing protein, with amino-acid sequence MGDALGLIETQGLVACIEAADAMCKAANVELIGYENVGSGLVTAMVKGDVGAVKAAVESGLEAAQRVGTVVTSLVIARPHNDIQKIVAQYKVTE; translated from the coding sequence ATGGGTGATGCATTAGGACTTATTGAAACTCAAGGGCTGGTTGCTTGTATCGAAGCAGCTGACGCGATGTGTAAAGCGGCAAATGTTGAGTTAATCGGCTACGAAAATGTGGGTTCAGGTTTAGTAACTGCAATGGTGAAAGGTGATGTAGGTGCCGTTAAAGCCGCTGTGGAATCTGGCTTAGAAGCTGCTCAACGTGTTGGTACGGTTGTGACTTCATTAGTCATCGCTCGTCCACATAACGATATTCAAAAAATCGTTGCCCAGTACAAAGTGACTGAATAA
- a CDS encoding BMC domain-containing protein, whose translation MGDALGLIETKGLVACIEAADAMCKAANVELIGYENVGSGLVTAMVKGDVGAVKAAVDSGVESAQRVGEVVTSLVIARPHNDINKIVIKHKA comes from the coding sequence ATGGGTGATGCATTAGGTCTGATCGAAACCAAAGGTCTGGTGGCATGTATTGAAGCCGCTGACGCTATGTGTAAAGCCGCGAACGTTGAACTTATTGGCTATGAAAATGTAGGTTCAGGTCTCGTGACTGCGATGGTGAAAGGCGACGTAGGCGCAGTGAAAGCTGCAGTGGATTCTGGTGTGGAGTCAGCACAACGCGTGGGTGAAGTTGTTACATCGCTCGTGATTGCTCGTCCTCACAATGACATCAACAAGATTGTTATCAAACACAAGGCATAG
- a CDS encoding FidL-like protein, whose translation MKISGKLLCFLSALIFILVATYAATRLLTIKNEGVMVCSTKGIMRFENMEDENVNGNIHFSFGANGKGSIVVEGYTTSKAGWLYLQRYVKFDYTTKRVSPTERHYFVSQWDASASSIDESPDVIFDYFMREMSDSHDGLFINAQKLNEKTLLLSSLNSPLYICTLKPGSKFD comes from the coding sequence ATGAAAATCTCAGGGAAACTTTTATGTTTTTTATCGGCCCTGATTTTTATCTTGGTCGCCACTTATGCAGCAACAAGATTATTAACCATTAAAAACGAAGGTGTCATGGTTTGCTCAACCAAAGGTATTATGCGTTTTGAAAATATGGAAGATGAAAATGTAAATGGTAATATTCATTTTTCATTTGGTGCCAATGGTAAAGGGTCAATTGTCGTTGAAGGTTATACCACCTCAAAAGCAGGGTGGTTGTATTTACAACGCTATGTGAAATTTGATTATACAACTAAGCGTGTTTCACCGACTGAACGTCACTATTTTGTTAGCCAATGGGATGCTAGTGCATCATCAATTGATGAATCTCCTGATGTGATTTTTGACTATTTTATGCGTGAAATGTCAGACAGTCATGATGGGTTATTTATTAATGCCCAGAAGCTAAATGAGAAAACATTACTTTTAAGTTCGCTCAATTCACCACTCTATATTTGTACCTTAAAGCCGGGTAGTAAATTCGATTAA
- a CDS encoding transcriptional regulator yields the protein MKYKINALIYYDATDGAISLEKESVDTHLSITANALLFYFIQHPGVVNRDEVLKRVWDDNGLVSSNSNLNQYLSLLRKTFRHYGIENIIVTIAKGRLEFNPDISVELIDDSTLLPSTQTNEEAPILVKDENQIAVETTTPLSLTQTQTPLESTQEEAPEKTQKPEICWYLASIGFLLGAVFLAVIIFFNQHQSKPISLTPLTHNDCELLSNEAMINSAVSDNYVRNFDAVRKKLNLQCAKGERFVFFYGDKLQTNGLGRVFLAHCAKNEDNPFSYCDNYFYYSWKY from the coding sequence ATGAAATACAAAATAAATGCCTTAATTTATTACGACGCAACGGATGGCGCGATATCGTTAGAAAAAGAGAGTGTTGATACACATCTTTCTATTACCGCAAATGCGTTACTCTTTTATTTTATTCAGCACCCTGGAGTTGTTAATCGTGATGAAGTATTAAAACGGGTTTGGGATGATAACGGATTAGTTTCATCAAACAGTAATTTAAACCAATATTTGAGTTTATTACGAAAAACATTTCGCCATTATGGCATTGAAAATATCATTGTTACCATTGCGAAAGGGCGGTTAGAGTTTAATCCCGATATTTCAGTTGAACTGATTGATGATTCAACGCTATTACCTTCAACTCAAACAAATGAAGAAGCACCTATTTTAGTTAAAGATGAAAATCAAATAGCGGTTGAAACAACAACACCTTTATCTTTAACGCAAACTCAAACACCTTTAGAGTCTACACAAGAAGAAGCGCCCGAAAAAACACAGAAACCCGAAATTTGTTGGTATTTAGCCAGCATCGGTTTTTTATTAGGTGCAGTATTTCTCGCGGTGATCATCTTTTTTAATCAACATCAATCAAAGCCAATTTCACTGACACCATTAACGCATAATGATTGTGAGTTACTTTCTAATGAAGCCATGATTAATTCTGCGGTAAGTGATAATTATGTTCGCAATTTTGACGCTGTAAGAAAGAAGCTTAATTTACAGTGTGCGAAAGGTGAGCGATTTGTTTTCTTTTATGGTGATAAATTACAAACAAATGGGTTGGGGCGAGTATTTTTAGCGCACTGCGCTAAGAACGAAGATAATCCATTTAGTTATTGTGACAATTACTTTTACTATTCTTGGAAATACTAA
- a CDS encoding TetR/AcrR family transcriptional regulator: MNTTAHHRKKDPIRVQEQLLEAASIIVANEGIASLSLNAVAKEAGVSKGGLLHHFPGKLELVHAVFKRLLGIMDSRIAVIMENDPIEAGRFSRAYLTYISDLKQSDESRQLAILSLAMPNEPIMRKCWRDWMLEHLAKGDKLDNSYLGTLIRYAADGLWLSELTEGPTISQEERSALVERLSEMTFDYMANTANQ; encoded by the coding sequence ATGAATACAACTGCGCATCACCGAAAAAAAGATCCTATCCGAGTTCAAGAACAATTATTGGAAGCGGCAAGCATTATTGTGGCTAATGAAGGAATAGCGTCTCTATCTTTAAATGCCGTCGCAAAAGAAGCGGGTGTAAGTAAAGGTGGATTACTTCATCATTTCCCTGGAAAACTAGAATTGGTGCATGCAGTCTTTAAGCGTCTATTAGGCATTATGGATAGTCGCATTGCAGTTATTATGGAAAATGATCCTATTGAAGCGGGGCGTTTTTCTCGCGCATATTTAACTTATATTTCTGATTTAAAACAGTCAGACGAAAGTCGCCAATTAGCTATATTGTCTTTAGCCATGCCAAACGAGCCTATTATGCGTAAATGCTGGCGTGATTGGATGTTAGAGCATTTAGCCAAAGGCGATAAATTAGATAATAGTTATTTAGGGACATTAATTCGTTATGCCGCAGATGGTCTTTGGTTATCTGAATTAACTGAAGGTCCTACGATTTCACAAGAAGAGCGTAGCGCATTAGTTGAAAGATTATCTGAGATGACATTTGACTATATGGCAAACACAGCAAATCAGTAA
- a CDS encoding bifunctional O-acetylhomoserine aminocarboxypropyltransferase/cysteine synthase, translated as MKLETLSVHAGYSPDPTTKAVAVPIYQTTSYAFDDTQHGADLFDLKVPGNIYTRIMNPTNDVLEKRVAALEGGIAAVAVASGMAAITYAIQTIAQVGDNIVSVAKLYGGTYNLMAHTFPRIGIEARFAPHDDIAALEALIDDKTKAVFCETITNPSGNIVDIQALADVAHRHGVPLIVDNTVATPYLCRPFEHGADIIIHSLTKYIGGHGNSIGGIVVDSGKFPWAEHKDRFEILNTPDVSYHGVNYVEHFGAAAYIARCRVAPLRGTGAALSPFNAFLILQGLETLALRMDRHTENAQKVAEYLQNHPQVAWVKYAGLSDHPEHDLAVRYMSGKPAGILSFGIKGGAESGAKFIDALQLIVRLVNIGDAKSLACHPASTTHRQLNDEELERAGVSRDLIRLSIGIEHIDDILEDLEQALKASI; from the coding sequence ATGAAACTTGAGACACTTTCTGTTCACGCCGGTTATTCACCTGATCCAACCACAAAAGCTGTTGCTGTGCCTATTTACCAAACGACGTCTTATGCATTTGATGATACGCAGCATGGTGCGGATCTTTTTGACTTAAAAGTACCCGGCAATATCTATACCCGTATAATGAATCCAACCAATGATGTATTAGAAAAACGTGTTGCAGCATTAGAAGGTGGGATCGCGGCAGTTGCTGTAGCATCGGGTATGGCTGCTATTACTTATGCAATTCAAACTATTGCACAAGTGGGTGACAATATAGTTTCTGTCGCGAAGCTTTATGGCGGTACCTATAACTTAATGGCGCACACATTTCCTCGTATTGGTATTGAAGCGCGTTTTGCTCCTCATGATGATATTGCTGCTCTTGAAGCGTTAATTGACGACAAAACAAAAGCAGTATTTTGTGAAACCATCACAAATCCAAGCGGAAATATTGTCGATATTCAAGCATTGGCTGATGTTGCTCATCGTCACGGTGTGCCTTTGATTGTTGATAATACCGTTGCAACACCTTATTTATGCCGTCCTTTTGAACATGGCGCGGATATTATTATTCACTCTTTAACTAAATATATTGGTGGTCACGGTAATTCGATTGGCGGCATTGTTGTTGATTCTGGTAAATTCCCTTGGGCTGAGCATAAAGATCGTTTTGAAATATTAAATACACCCGATGTTTCTTATCACGGGGTAAATTATGTTGAGCATTTTGGTGCCGCTGCTTATATAGCAAGATGTCGTGTTGCACCTTTGCGTGGAACAGGTGCTGCACTGTCGCCATTTAATGCTTTTTTAATTCTACAAGGGTTAGAAACGCTGGCGCTACGTATGGACAGACATACTGAAAATGCGCAAAAAGTGGCAGAATATCTGCAAAATCATCCTCAAGTTGCATGGGTTAAATATGCGGGTTTAAGTGATCACCCAGAGCATGATTTAGCGGTACGTTATATGTCGGGTAAACCTGCGGGTATTCTCTCTTTTGGTATTAAAGGGGGGGCAGAATCGGGTGCTAAATTTATCGACGCGTTACAATTAATTGTACGTCTTGTGAATATTGGTGATGCAAAGTCATTAGCTTGTCACCCAGCATCAACGACACATCGCCAATTAAATGATGAAGAATTAGAACGAGCAGGTGTTTCACGAGATTTAATTCGTTTATCTATTGGTATTGAGCATATTGACGATATTTTAGAAGATTTAGAACAAGCATTAAAAGCCAGTATTTAA
- the yddG gene encoding aromatic amino acid DMT transporter YddG yields the protein MISSSSKGTLYGIVAILLWSTIVGLIRNISEYFGAVGGAALIYTTGTLFLILILGVPKLSRFPKRYLFWGGLLFVTYEVCLSLALGFATDRTQAIELGMVNYLWPSFTLALAVILNKQRFSILLIVGLLCAFSGLVWVVSGDNPLTIDGLWKNIQSNPLSYILAFSGAILWAFYSNLTRLMSGGNNGIVPFFLLTSLALWGQYLFSAPVEWIVNTKSITLLLITGAAIGLANAAWTIGMIRGNVTLLATLSYFTPVISTAFSSILLSTALFFSFWQGVMMVTGGSLICWLATRQKTIKPLKMAK from the coding sequence ATGATATCTAGCTCATCAAAAGGGACATTATATGGCATTGTTGCCATTCTACTTTGGAGCACCATTGTTGGCTTAATTCGTAATATTAGTGAGTATTTTGGTGCTGTAGGGGGTGCCGCACTGATTTATACCACAGGTACACTCTTTCTTATTTTGATTTTAGGTGTACCTAAGTTATCACGCTTTCCTAAACGCTATCTTTTCTGGGGAGGGTTATTATTTGTTACTTATGAAGTCTGTTTATCTTTAGCTTTGGGATTTGCAACAGACAGAACACAAGCCATAGAGCTAGGAATGGTGAATTATTTATGGCCTAGTTTTACACTAGCGCTTGCCGTAATACTTAATAAGCAGCGATTCTCTATTTTACTGATTGTCGGATTATTATGTGCATTTAGTGGATTAGTCTGGGTTGTGAGTGGCGATAATCCGCTGACAATTGACGGTTTATGGAAGAATATTCAAAGCAATCCATTAAGCTATATATTGGCGTTTTCAGGTGCCATTCTATGGGCGTTTTATAGCAATTTAACTCGCCTTATGTCTGGCGGGAATAACGGCATTGTACCTTTCTTTTTATTAACATCACTTGCATTGTGGGGGCAATACCTATTTTCAGCACCAGTAGAGTGGATCGTGAATACAAAAAGTATCACGCTACTATTAATAACGGGTGCGGCTATTGGGCTTGCAAATGCGGCTTGGACAATCGGCATGATCAGAGGAAATGTGACCTTATTAGCCACACTCTCTTATTTTACTCCCGTTATTTCTACTGCATTCTCATCAATATTATTGTCTACCGCACTCTTTTTCTCATTTTGGCAAGGCGTAATGATGGTGACTGGTGGCTCTTTAATTTGCTGGTTAGCAACTCGTCAAAAAACGATAAAACCACTTAAAATGGCTAAATAG
- a CDS encoding fimbrial protein — MKKLLLSAIITSTMAVMAAPALAATTTTVNGGSVNFEGSVVNAACGVDSSSSNQTVRLGQFRVAEFAAKGDETGRIPFSIKLNNCDTTVSTNAAITFNGTASSGDANAFALQGADAAENIALKITDSTSAIVAPNQASTTQKLIDGENQLNYNASLISTEDAVKAGSANVTTNFMVTYS, encoded by the coding sequence ATGAAAAAGTTATTATTATCTGCAATTATTACTTCAACAATGGCAGTCATGGCTGCACCTGCACTAGCAGCAACTACCACCACTGTAAATGGCGGTTCTGTTAACTTCGAAGGTTCTGTTGTTAATGCAGCTTGTGGTGTTGATAGTAGCTCATCAAACCAAACTGTTCGCTTAGGTCAATTCCGTGTTGCTGAATTTGCAGCGAAAGGTGATGAAACAGGCCGTATTCCTTTTAGTATCAAATTAAATAATTGTGATACTACAGTATCAACTAATGCTGCAATTACCTTCAACGGTACGGCTTCTAGTGGTGATGCAAATGCGTTTGCATTACAAGGTGCTGATGCGGCAGAAAATATTGCCTTAAAAATCACTGATTCTACTAGTGCAATTGTTGCGCCAAACCAAGCTTCTACAACTCAAAAACTAATTGATGGTGAAAACCAATTAAATTATAACGCCTCCCTTATTTCGACTGAAGATGCGGTTAAGGCAGGTAGCGCAAACGTTACCACAAACTTTATGGTGACTTACTCTTAA
- a CDS encoding fimbrial biogenesis chaperone — MKKTLIFLITFLFPLFSYSNGVSLGATRIVYNSNIKQTNLVVTNSDKENSFLIQSWVSDIEGNKTADFIVTPPLYILDANKENALRIMYVGKSLPKDKESLFWMNVKVIPSLQEGLDKENTMQIAIQSRIKLFYRPSILPAYSEKFANEIKFSYQNGELIATNPTPYYITMVNLAAAGSQLPSSIMLNPLSQLTLGKINKNENTISFQTINDYGAQTPVLKKEITH; from the coding sequence ATGAAAAAGACACTTATTTTCCTTATTACGTTTTTATTTCCGTTATTTTCTTATTCTAATGGCGTTTCATTAGGTGCAACACGTATTGTTTATAATTCCAATATTAAACAAACGAATCTTGTAGTAACGAACTCAGATAAAGAAAATAGTTTTTTAATTCAATCTTGGGTTTCAGATATCGAAGGAAATAAAACAGCTGACTTTATTGTTACACCTCCTTTATATATTCTTGATGCTAATAAAGAAAATGCATTAAGAATTATGTATGTCGGTAAATCATTACCAAAAGATAAAGAAAGTTTATTTTGGATGAATGTAAAAGTTATACCTTCATTACAAGAAGGGCTTGATAAAGAAAATACCATGCAAATTGCAATACAAAGTCGAATTAAATTATTTTATCGCCCAAGTATTTTACCAGCTTATAGTGAAAAATTTGCTAATGAAATTAAGTTTTCTTATCAAAATGGTGAGCTTATTGCTACTAATCCAACACCTTATTATATTACGATGGTGAATCTAGCCGCGGCTGGTAGTCAACTTCCATCAAGTATCATGCTCAATCCTTTATCCCAATTAACATTGGGAAAAATAAATAAAAATGAAAATACAATTTCATTCCAAACAATTAATGATTACGGCGCACAGACCCCAGTATTAAAAAAAGAAATTACTCATTAA